A stretch of DNA from Mus musculus strain C57BL/6J chromosome 6, GRCm38.p6 C57BL/6J:
TTATAGAATCATTAGGCAGCTTAAGTGGAATCACTGAGAGGTTCAGAGTTGTTCTCAGGATGTGGAAGCTATAATTACAAAAGTCTGGTCACTCAAAAATGTTACTACATTCTGCCAATTAGTAGCGATTAGAGTCATCAGAAGAACTTATAGTCAACCACCAGGCTGGGAAACTAGTGGGTTTCCTCGaagacagaaaccaagaaacaagAAAACCTAGAAAGAGCCCAGTGGGGGAGCATGTCTCCAACAGATGTGTGTAAGTGAACAACGAGGTATTCAATTAGTGAAGGAAGGCTATGACGGAATCGCATCCAAGCATAGTGATGAAGCCGGTTAGAATTACGTCACAGCACAGGAATGTTTCCTGGCATAATATGTATAATTTTGAAAGTGTAAGAAAAGAGTCTAGGGATGTTCTAATCTCCAGGCCCTCTATGGAGACaggctcactctgtagccaaggctagcctcaaactcttgatTCTTCTGCCGCAGCCTTTCAAGCGCTGGGGATTACAagggtgcaccaccacacctgcctttCCAAGTTttcgttttttttcttttggtccaAACTCAGGGTCTTATGTATCCCAAGCAAGCGTTCTAACCATGGAACTACACGCTACCTCCTTCTGATTTCTTCAGAAGAAATGTTTCTGACTTTGTCTAACCCTGGGAAGAAAGATGCACTGTTCCCTGTTTCTGTGGATGAGGGGGGCTGAGGCATCTTCCCAGACCGACCCTGCCTTGTGTTCCTCAGCCCGGTGTCTTACCTGGCTCTGGGGGATTTTTACAGATGGTATCCGAGTAGGAGGTACCTGGAGCTGCCTCCACCAGGCCCTGGATCTCACATCTGTGGAGAAACAAGACTGTGAGCTTCTCCCTGCTCCCCTTGGTGACTGGCTCCAGGAACACATGGTCGGGATGGCCGGAAGTCAAGGATGGAGGAGATGACAACCCTTGGGTTTCCTGGAGGTGAGTGGGGGAAGGGCCCTCTCACCTGGTATGGGGTTGACAGCGGGCTCGAGGGGAGGAAGTGTTCTGGAAGTGTCCCGGCTTACAGGGGACACAGTTGACGTCAGTATCCATAATTTCATCTGGCAAAAGAAAGGCAGGccagtgggggtgagtgggtaagTGTGAGGACTCGGTGGCCTTCCTTTACGTCCCCTCTTTGCCAACCATTCTGCTCTGTAGTTGCTACCTTTCCCAAGCTTGGCTTTGCAGCCTGCCGTTTTGCCCAAGCTTCCCCAGGGCTGACAGGAGGGAGCTACCTTCTAAGCTCCTCATACCAGTTCATGTCTTGGCAGACCCCCTCCTGTGAGCCTTTTTCAAGGACTGATAGATTCTTTATGGTTCTCCCAGTGGGCAGAGGTACCACACTCACAGTACCAGTGGGGAGAAGCACCATGCGCACAGTATCACGTTCCTTGCCCTTGATGCCCAGCCTCCCTTTACTGGCTGCCCTCAGTGACCTCTGACCTGTGACCTCGGCTTCTGTGCCAGGCTGGCAGAGTACAAGCCGCTCCTCCTCACAGTGCACACACTCATTGTCCAGATACACACAGGACATCCCCGGCTGACAGCGGCACTCGGCTTTCCGATCGCTGGTGCAAGGGGCAACCTCCTCAAAGCCCAGCACTGTCAGGGAGAGGGAAGAGTCAGAGAGGAGCTGGCCCTCCCAGTCGTACCCATCATGCAGATCCAGATGAGTCCCCACTTACCAATGTCACAGGGGCGGCACAGCTGGcaggtggagagatggttccagTGTTCATTATAGGAATTATGGGGGCAAGTCTTGCAAACCGTGTCTTGGCTGCGGCTGCATACCGCAAAGACAAACTCGCCTATGAGGCGAATGGGGAAAGAGGGTTATCAGGAGACAAGAAGTCCATCTCTGCGTCCGCTGCCTCTGCTTGCTGCATGCCTCGGAGCCTCTCCTTGGTCTCTTTGTCCCCATCCTGTCTTCATGGCTACATGCCGCTACCTCTTCAAATCTCAGTGTCCGTGGGACAATGCTAATGCTTCGTAGACTCTCCTTCCTGGCTAGTTTTAGCAGTGCTGGCTCATTCTGGCTCACCTCTACCACCCAAGCCACTTGGAGCCACTGTTCTCACCTGGGGGACAGCGGGAGCAGCAGACGTCGTGCATGGGCTCGTAGTATTCCTTGTCCTGGTCCCAGCAAGTCTGGTTTTCTATGCGATAAGGGGGCACCTTCCAGAGGAGGCggagaaagagaagaatgaggcagggtcagctctggagggcagaagggctagagagaaacCTGGTCCATCCCACCTAGCCCCTCCCTCACCAGCTGGGGCTGAGAGGCCACCAGAAGCCCGCTGAGTCCCAGCAGGAGTGGCCCCCAGGCCAGGCCGCAGGGAGAGGAGGCCCGGGGCAGGCGCATGGCGGCCTTTCGGCTCGGCTGACCAGACCGGGTGGAGTCCTAGGAGGAAGGTGGGAAGCCCGGACGTCCTGAGCAGCGTTGGCCACGACTTCCCAAGCCTGGCGGCTGGGCCGACGTGCCCCCGGGGGCCGGGAGCGGCCGGGCCTGGCCTCCAGGGCTCCAGCGCCGGgctcaggaagtgggagtggagcgAGCCGgccgggggcgggggcagggagcCCTGGGAGCAGAGGCCGGCCTGTCGCAATCGCGacggggggggggaagaggaacAGGCTTGGCCGCCTCGACGCAGGGCGGGAGGGGGTGGCCGGGAAAGCACGTGAGAGCTGCAGGCCCGGAACCCGGCCTCCACCTTTCTTCGGAAGCCTGGCTCTCAGAGGGGATTGCGGATTAGGATCGCTTGCTGGCCGAAAGGGGGGCAGCAGAGACAGTGGCTAGCCATCAGTCAGGCCCACCTCCGAGAGCCCGAGGCAGAGCTGACTTGGTTGACCTGCCGTGGACGTTGAGGCAGAGAGCTGTGGACAGCTGGGTGTCAGATTTGCAAAGAGGAGGCGCCAGGGATTGACAGTGCACCCAGCCAGGATACCCAGAGGTGGTTAGCAGATGCAGCCAGCGTCTGGCCAGGCATCCCACTTGGCAGAGACTGAGGGCCTGCTCCActctgtgactttttaaaaagaagcttcCACAGTAACAAGCCCACCCACGCCACACACCAGGGCGCACACCACAAGACACTGGAGAGAGTTCAGCTGGCCCTGAATCTGTCCTCTCCTCTGGGACCTCTCTCACGGAAGGGTGGGCGTGTGTAAACCCAGGTCCTGGTGAGTGGGGGCttctgggctggggctgggtagCCTAGTTCCAGCGTGTGTGCACATAAGCCTATAACTCTCTTAAACCGAGGGACCTGAGAGCCCAGCCAGTGTAGGTACCTTACTTTCTAGAGAAGACCTGCCCAGGGTGCCAGGCAGCGGTGCACAGGGTTCCAAGATCGTTAAGCCTGGTGGGCCTTTTCTTCCTGCCATTAATAGCCCAGAGCTGCTGGAAGTATGTGACACCCCTTTTTCCCACGTCTACTGattcccaacccccccccccagcccccttcacacacacacccctctaaaTTTCTATTAAGAAAACAGCCATGGAGCCCCCAAGGAACCCTAATGTCTGCCCTGTGCTCCTTACTAGGCTATTGGCTGGCCCGTGGCCTGGTTTGGCTATTTAGTCTAGGCTCACGGAGTCTAGCATGATCTGGCTTATGCCACTGGCCAGGTACATATTCGTTGTGTAAATGAAGGCTGTCCACACCGCTTAGCCACTCTGGAAGAACTTAACTGCAGTCCAGATCTGATTTTCAGATCCCAGCCCATGGCAACATCTGTCCTGCCTCCCTTGTgactcgggggtggggggtggggttggacTCTCATTTGGAATGAGGGAAAGCCTTCTCTTGCAATAGCTCACCTGAGAACTGACCTTTTCCATGGTGGATCAGATATCCAGACAGGCTTTCGGTGGAGCCTCGAAATGCTGGCAAGGGATTGAGTTTTAGAGAAGACCTGGGGAGAGGGGGGAACAgagcggggcggggtgggggggaacttgcctgggctttttttttttaagtgtatactttttttaaaaaaaagatttatttattattatatgtaagtacactgtagctatcatcagacactccagaagagggagtcagatctccttagtggtggttatgagccaccacgtggttgctgggaattgaactcaggaccttcagaagagcagttgatgctcttaactgctgcctGGGCTCTTGATAGTCACTCTGTGCTGTCCCCTCCCTGGGTGCTGGCCCAGCAGCTCCACTCTGCTGGTACCTGTCTGTCTCAATTGTCCCAGGTTCCCTGGCAGTGGTAGAGATACTGAATAGCAGACCTCTGATTTCTCTTCCTTCTGGGCTCAGGGAGTTGGGGCAGGGGCTTGACTCACTTGGATCTCTTAACAGCATAAAGGAACGGGTGGGTGGGGAGCGGCCCTAGATACAtttcactatttcttttttttttttttaatgttttattagggAAAATTCACATGTActattcagagagagagaaagagagagagagagagagagagagagagagaattaggaGCCTCCATGTTGTCTTACTTAGCTTTCACTTGtgacctgtctttttttttcacatcatTCTCcccccaagacaaggtttctctgtgtagctctggctaacctggaactccctctgtagtctgggctgggcttgaactcagagatctgccttcctctgcctcccaagctctgcTATTAAAGGTGTTGGCTACCTTTAGTGTGGATTTTAAAGTTTGTGAGTTTTCACATGTAGATTAGTGGGGTCTCATTGACTTTTTTCACctgtttatttgtctatttatgcAGTGAGTATAGGAGTGTGGGCACGTTCTGTGACAGGACTCAGAAAGGTGGGGAGACCCGACCCACCTCCTGGCAGCCTACGGAGACTTCGGGCAGACAATACAAAATGGTTACTATAATACCTCTCCAACCTTCTTCTGGGGGATGGAGACTCCGGATGAGAAATCTTCAAATTCTTAGTGAGCACAGCATTGTCTTTGTTACTTGGACTTTTTACCAGCTTCCAGAAACTTTCATCAATGTCCACTGGGCAATACCAGACCAGAACTGAGTGCCCTCAGACTCCCAGAAGGTGTGAAGGGCTCTTCTCCCAGGCCTCCCTCCGAAGGGGTTGCGGAAACACCCTTTTCCCCACAGCCTATGAGTAATTCCCAAAGAGAATTGGTGTGAGTGGATCACTCTAAACCACTCCTGTCTTCTTCCTTATATTTCCCTTAGCCAACTGATTCCGTTAGCCAGCCCAGCTGGGCTGGTAGACAGAGAGAAATGGACAGATCAGATGAGTGTTTGGAGTTTCAGTGGGAGCAAAGATTTGTCCAGTTACTCTCCATCTTGGTAACCTTGCTCCCCAGAAGACACTTGGAAATATCTTAAAGACACTTTAGGTTGCAACTGCTTGGAATTCCCACTGTCACCTAGCGCAGAGGCCAGGGATGTTGCTGTGTCCCGCAGTGTAAGACAGGCTCAGACAGTAAGGAATTGCCTGGTTGGGATTGCCAGCAGCAAGGACCTTGTCAAGCCCTGTAACTAAGCAAAGGAATAAGTCTTAATGGGGACTCCTAAGCATCTTCACAGGTCGCTAGAATGAGGATGGGAGAGAGAAATTTTCTGGTCTACCTCATTAGATTTATACTACATAAAGAATGATAAAAGGATGCTCTTTGCCACAGTAGGCTGCCCCATAGTTAGTGCTAAGTGTAAAAGTAAAGGGGTATGATTAATTGTGTGACTCATTTTTACCCTAGAAAGCATAAAAGCTGAAAGGGGAAAGGTGTAAGAAATTTTGATAAATTAACAGCCCCCCAAATCAGTATGCTGTTGGAGGAAGCCGAGATGTTTGAAGTTTTTCCCGTGTGCACTCCACTGTCAAAAAAATGATAAACCTTGGATCCTAGCCAAGATGTGAGATTCTTTTGTCTGCGGAGTGGGCCAACGGGCAACGACCATTAAGTTGGACATAGTGGCATACATTTGTAACTTCAGCACTTGGGGGACTGGGAATTTGAGAACAGCTTGGGCCACAGAGTGagtgtctcagaaacaaaacagaaatggtaGCCACGAGTCACCCGCCAAGATAAACAAGCCTGGTGCTTGTCATCAGAGTTTTCATAAAATGGTCTGCATACATGTAGGCCTGTGGAAGGGAACACAGGTGCATGCGTGGGCCACATCGTTAACAGTGAACAGCAGGAGGTGATGAGGCAGGCTTTCCTTGGAGGTGTGGAGCAGAAACGGATCCTTCCTGTCactcatctctggaatgaagagGCCGGAGGACTTGTCAGTCCTAATGCGCACCCACTGCAACCCTAAAGGTTGGCTTCTTTCCCTAGAGCCACTGCATGGTTTATGGATGTACTAAAGGTTCAATGGGTGGCTGGAATGGGACAGAGAAGGCAGCCCCTTATTTAAGAGATGGCTTGGGGTTCTGGGAGAGGCAACAGGACGCCCTGGGTAGGGAGCCTTTCTCagacaaggtaaaaaaaaaaaaaaaaaaaaaaaaatgcccttgaAATGTCATACGGGACTCTACTATCTTGGAAGTCAAGAAAACAGCATCAGACTTGGGATATAACTCACCCCAACTCCTGGTGACCCTGACAAGGTCACTTTGTTCTCAAGCCTTAGTTCCCCTGTGTCCTGAGCAGGGAGCTAGATGCACCTGGCAAGGCCTTTGTCGTTAGGCAGCCTTACCCATCATTTCCTGTCCCTTCATTCTTTAAATGAGACCCCTGGGGCCCAGAGAGGTAAAATTGTCCatctgtccttctctctctcaatctctctctctctctctctctctaccccccccccccagatctctctaggatctctctatgtagcactcactgtgtagaccaggctggctttgaactcatgaagatctgcctgcctgtcaagTAGGGGGTAAAGGCTGCACCACTATGTCCGGCTTGAACGTGCTTTCTTGAAGACAAATGGTTTGAAAATAATGGAAGTCATAGAGTGATACGTATGAAGTAGTCACACTTAGGATTATTTCTTTTTGGAAATGAATGTAAGCTGGCATGCCATACATATCTGTAATCGCAatacttgggaggccaaggcaggtggatcacgagttcaaggtcagccttggttaGGAAGCAAGTTTAAGGTTAGTTAGACATTGAAACCTTTTCTCAGCATACAGCACAACAAAACACGTAAGTCAGAGAGACACCAAGGAAGAGATGCACTGATGAACATGTCACCGGCAGAGATGCACTGATGAACATGTCATGGCAGAGATGCACTGATGAACATGTCATCAGCATCGTGGTGCTCTTTCTGGGctgaggggaaggagaaaaggggacaATGGGAAGCTTGTGTTGCTTCATGTTTCGGGATTGCTGGGAAACTATACTACCACAAAAATGTATCCAGTtgcaaagctgaggcaggaggactactgtgagttccaggctagcctgggctacagaaggaTCCCCTGGttttggtgtgtttgtgtttgtgtgtgtgtgtgtgtatgtgtgtgtgtgtgtgtgcatgtatttgaatgtctgtctgtctgtctgtctgtctgtctgtatttgaatatctatgtgtatgcatgtgtatttgtgagtgtgaTTCAAATGGGACTCTGACCAAAGTACCAATATCTATTCTTACATCATGCTTGCACTGGCCCATTCCAGATCTCTAGTGCCGTGGTCACCacgccaagccaagccaagccactcTCTCATACTCTGTCAGGACATGCCAGAGTCACCACACTCTTTGGGCCAGGCATTCTCACGGAGTCCTTGAGATGAAAACTATTTGTCATGCTGCCTTAAGCCAGTACTTGGGTTTCAGGCCCAGCTAGCAAACAGAAGAGGCAGGGAGGAGCCAGCTTCTCTTCTCGGAACCTCACAGACTAAACAGTCAGGGGAAGCGGGCACCTTGCCTGTAGGACACTGCTTTAAGGACTTGCTTGATTCAAGGGAGCATAGGGGTGGCTGGGGAAATGGAGAGGTAGAAACAGCTCAGAGGCACACAGCCAAGGAGACATTACCTGGAGAGGGTGAATCCATAGGCTTTGTGTGGGAGGGACCAAACCCCTCCTGCTGGGCTGGTTCCCCAGGAGTTATGACTGGTCTGTCTCAGGAGGGAAATGACGAGAGGCAACGTCAGAGGAAAAGATGTTTTGTTTGCATTCTGTCTACAACAGCTGCTGGTCCGCTTTGTGATGTCAGAAAACTGGCTTATTGGTTTGGAGGGTCGGTTTCCGTGTGTGAGAAGTGGAGAAGGAGCCTGCCTCCCTCTTCTTACAGAAAGGTTTCGTGGATGTGTGTCAAGGCGTCTGTCAAACAGCCTAGCTAACAGGCGGCACCCAGGTTGACCATTTCAAGAATGAGACTAGCTCAGAGGACCCTCTTATTTGTCTGGTTTATTCTGCAAGCTTCAGCCGCAATGCCAGTCTTCAGGGTGTCGCTTGAAATGAGTCCCTCCAGGGTGTCACTTGAAATGGGTCCCTCCTGTTGCTTCCCCCACTGTCCCCCAGCACTTGGTTCCTATCCCTGCCTCCAGACCCCTCATCTCCCTGTATGTCAACTACCTGTTGCTTTCCATAAACCTCTGTGGCTGCTTTGGTCTGTGTCTGTAGGTCTGGAGCACAGAGAACACCCCTGTCTGTTGTTCCTGCTGCTGGAGAGAGGGTAGGAAGAGCCAGTGAGCACACTGGAGCACTGGGTGGCTGCCCTCTCCAGGGCTCAAGTGGCACTATCACTAGCAAGCTCTGCAGGACCTGGGCTATGTGGATGGCTCTCCCATGACTCTTCACTCTTTCTTTTGGGGGTGTGAGCCTTTGAGGCTGTCACACCTGTGTGGTCCCTGCTTGCATCTGTCTCCTCTAGCTAGGGTAGCTTGAGGGAGAGTTTGGAGAAAAACACAGCCTGGATGAAAGAGCTTCCACTTCTTTCTAGGACAGCGTGCCCACCCTCCTTGCCCTAGATACCAGTATAGACACAGCTTGTGTTCTCTTCCAGGGTCTGCCATCCCTGCCTGTCCCAGGGCTCTTGGTCTGTgcccacagagctctgcctggccCCCATGTACATGTTACCTCTGGTGCCCACATTCCTGCAACCCTGTGACCACAACAGGGGACATTACACATTCCTGGCCTATCAGCCAATAGTGTCAAAAAGAACAGAATGTCCTAGGACCTGGCCCAGCCCCCTACTTCACCTGGGCCCCTCCCTCCCAGGCCTGGACAGGGCCAGGTAGATGGGGTGAGAAGTTcagagggaaggggatggggaagaAGATGGTGGGGGCCAGCAGGTGCTCCCAGTTTTGGGGGACCCATTCTCTTTTTCCTCCAGGACCCTGGGTGTGAGGCTGACCTGGGATGACCTTGAGGGACCTCAATCAGAAGGGACCCTGGTTTCTGAAATTTCACCTAGATTTCCTTTCCCCTAGCCATCTTGCCTGACAGGAGAGTCCCTTTGGAGCtggctccctcctcttcctcctccttcatcttcccTCAGCTCTTTGCACAGTCCTCCtcagtctgtctctcttttctgccTTCCCTGTTCTCCTGGTTTCCCCACCTACTCTCGGCGATCCTCCTTCCGCTTCTGCCTTCCTGGCTTTTGCGTGTAgaatccttcctctcttctccggTTCTCTGAGCCTCACCTGTCTTCTGCCCCTAGTCTCTTTTTCAGTCAGTTCGCCATCAATCCCTGGCCGAAACTCTTCAGCAGGTACCTGGTTCACCTGTCCCCCAAGAGCCCTCCTCCCTGGAGAGCTCCCAGACCAGACTCCTCCTCcgatcctccctctgccctgctcaccTTTAATTGAGATGCTAATGAGGCTTCTGTCGCTCCCATCCTTGCCCGTGGCCGACGGGCGGTCTCTGGAGCCAGGCACTGCACCTGTCAGGTGAGAGGGTGGAGAGGCTCGGCTGCCAGATTTAACTGGAAAGGAACCAGTCACAGCCCAGCCACACCTGGAGCCGGGAGCAGGAGGCAGCTCCGGCCTCCTGCAACCCACGGTCCCCGAGGCAGAGAAGGAGGTAGCAGGGAGCTGGAGGCCAGGGCTAGAGAGCCTAGAGAAGAGGACCCAGGAGGAGATAGGGAAGGCAGGAAAGGAAGTGAGGCAGGATCAGAGAGCCTGGCACAGAGAGGGAGACCCAAAGAGAAGCGGGAGTCAGCTGGGCCAAGAGGGCGTGAAAGCCGGAGAGTCAAACAGTCCGGGAGGAAAAAGGGGCAAGAGGGAGAGGCGCTAAGCCAGACAGGGTGCCTGCTGTGGAGACCCAGGGAGGCGCTAGCGGGCAAACGAAGGTGGCCTTCGCTGTGACCACTTCGCTCTGTGGCCACTCCAGTGAAGCTCCGTGCTGCCTGGTTGGCCCCAACTCCAGAAGGTCAGCTGGCTCCTGGAGAGGTGGAGGAGGGTGGGAGGACTGAGGAAGAGGGAACTCAGCGTGGGATGCGGGCACCGTCACGGACGGCCCCATTCTGCCTCCATACTAATGATGCTGGACCACACCAGAGCCCCTGAGCTCAACCTTGACCTAGACCTTGACGTCTCCAACTCACCGAAGGGATCCATGAAGGGCAACAATTTCAAGGAGCAAGACCTTTGTCCTCCTCTGCCCATGCAAGGACTGGGCAAGGGGGACAAGCGTGAAGAACAGGCGCTGGGCCCGGAACCCTCAGAGCCCCGGCAGCCCaccgaggaggaggaggcacTGATCGAGTTCCACCGCTCCTACCGGGAGCTCTTCCAGTTCTTCTGCAACAATACCACCATCCACGGTGCCATCCGCCTGGTGTGCTCCAAGCACAACCGCATGAAGACGGCCTTCTGGGCGGTGCTCTGGCTCTGCACCTTCGGCATGATGTACTGGCAGTTTGCTTTGCTGTTCGAGGAATACTTCAGCTACCCCGTGAGTCTCAACATCAACCTCAATTCGGACAAGCTGGTCTTCCCTGCCGTCACTGTGTGCACCCTTAATCCTTACAGGTCAGTCGCAGAGAGAGGGGTGGCTCAATGCTAGTGCATGGGTTTAGCGTGCACAGGGCCCCGAGTTCTACACTCAGCagcacaaaagcaagcaagccgGAGAGCAAACAAAAGTGGTCATGGAGCTGTGAGGCCAGAGAGCTGAGAGGTCAAGGCCTTGCAGGTGCTATAGAGGTGGATAAGATCTTTGTGCAGAGGGGATATTTGCTGTGCTGGGGAGTAGGCACCATGGGAGTGGGATGAAGAGTAGGAGAGTGGAATGGAAAAGAGGTCCATCGTCAGCTGTCCCCGAAGTCTCCTGCTGACCTGTGCAGGGGATCACCACTCAGCTGCCCTACCCGCCTGCCCAGGTCTCTGACCTTTAAGGGCTTTGCTGTGTTCTGAAGTTTTGGGTTTCATCAATGCTCTTTGCCAGTTTGGGTCTGGAAACTGCACTGTTACCATGGTGAAGAGAGGCGGGCAGGGCTGGGTGTTTGTACACACATACCATTTCGTCCGCACTCAGCTATGCCACACATTGAAAACGTCCGTCAAGCCAGACGGTGCCAGGCACCCAGCAGAAGAGGATTGTGCTAATTCAGCGAGCTTTATGGAGGGCCAGGTACTTGAATAGGTCCTGGAGACGGGAAAAGCTACAACAAGGTAGGAGGGGTAGGCGTGTGAACAAATATAGCAACACACCGTGATTAGCACAATAAAAACTCGGAGTTGGTCTGCCTTCAAGGAGTGTAAGCTCTCTCGGAGGGTTTGAAGGAGGGTAAATTCGAGTGAGCACAGCCTCAGGAATGTGGGCAATTATGGATGGCTGGGATTGGTCACACGCTGAGGGTGGAGGCTCTCTCAGGTAGCCTGTCATGTCCAAAGATGTGTCATGGATTAACAAAGGTTGGGAAGTCCTGCTCTGGAAAGGTAAAACTGTCCCCATATAATGGACACGGTAAGGGTCACTTACTGGAGCTGAATGCGTCAGAACCTCCTTAGAGGTCGTCTGCAGCCTCCTGGAGGCTTAATCTGTCTTGGGGCAGGGACAGGTATTATCCCCATTTTACACACAGGAAACTGAGACCAAGAGGCCAAGGCAAGTCAACAAGGTCACCGATCCTGATGTGATCCTGACTTAGCCCATTAGTTTGATCCCCAAACTCGGCCTTCTCTCATTCTTACGAGGCACCACTTGGAATAAGTGAAGTTGCTCACTTGTTCACCTCCGTTTCAAGCCTTGGGATAGCTCCTTCCCTTAGCCTCATCTCTCCTTCAGTTTGTCAGTTCTTTCTCATCCCAGGCCAGGCAGGGTGGGGGACATAACAGGCAGAAGGTGCTGGCAGGGGAGGAGCCGGCTCCTGGAAGTAGGCTGCAGGcaggcactcaataaatatttgtggtCACAAAGATGAGGAGATATGGGGAGGGCTGAGGTGAGTCTGTTGAAGTCTGCATATTTTCTAAGATTCTGCTGGGTGCATGACCCTGGACAGGCCAGGATAAACCACCGGGGAGTGGACATCACAGTGCCTAGGGGACCCGGACCGGGAAGCAGCTGTCCGtacagcagagggaggaggagagaactcagaagggaggggaggagcctCAAGTATTGGAGGAAACTGAAGACCTACTAAGTACTTGACTCAGTGTTGGGTTATTTTTAAGCACTAACTCCTCAATCCTGCAAAGTCTAAAGAGGTGGGCATTTTATATATGTCctttattgctttcttttcttttaaagacaggatctcggtgttgcctaggctggccttgaactcctggcatTACAGGACACTCGCTATCACACTTGTGCTATTTCCAGTTTGCAGATGAGGATAATTGATGTTCACCGAAGTGAAATAATTAGACCCAAAGCTGTATAGTTAATAACGAAGAGAAATAACAGTAACAATAGAGAATGCATATTTATGTCCCAGATGGCTTTCCAGATGAATCTAAGTCTGAATGAAATATGATTAAATCGGCCAGGTGtaatggcacatgcttttaaacctaatactgtggaggcagaggcagacagatctcttgtGAGCTATATATCTCTATATAGTTCCAGGATAGTCGGAGCTATGTAGTGTTGTTAGCCGTCCCCCCAAAACCCAGGCTGAATGAATGTAGTAGGTCCCTGCTCAGCGGCCCTGTCTACCTGCTCAGGTGTCTGacctttaagaaaagaaatattattaaatGTTTTAAGCCTACAACAGACTTAGGGAACAGGTACCACTATTCCGTCCATTTAATAGATAAGGCGACAGATGCCCAGAAAGTTAAACTCAGAAAGATAGCAGGTGTTAAAACTGGGATGCAAAAATCACTTCCAACCAAGAGCTAGAGCCTCTCAG
This window harbors:
- the Ltbr gene encoding tumor necrosis factor receptor superfamily member 3 precursor, with protein sequence MRLPRASSPCGLAWGPLLLGLSGLLVASQPQLVPPYRIENQTCWDQDKEYYEPMHDVCCSRCPPGEFVFAVCSRSQDTVCKTCPHNSYNEHWNHLSTCQLCRPCDIVLGFEEVAPCTSDRKAECRCQPGMSCVYLDNECVHCEEERLVLCQPGTEAEVTDEIMDTDVNCVPCKPGHFQNTSSPRARCQPHTRCEIQGLVEAAPGTSYSDTICKNPPEPGAMLLLAILLSLVLFLLFTTVLACAWMRHPSLCRKLGTLLKRHPEGEESPPCPAPRADPHFPDLAEPLLPMSGDLSPSPAGPPTAPSLEEVVLQQQSPLVQARELEAEPGEHGQVAHGANGIHVTGGSVTVTGNIYIYNGPVLGGTRGPGDPPAPPEPPYPTPEEGAPGPSELSTPYQEDGKAWHLAETETLGCQDL